The following is a genomic window from Chanos chanos chromosome 1, fChaCha1.1, whole genome shotgun sequence.
CAGAGCATAATGAAGCATGTTTACCTCTGTTGTaacacactgctgtcacacaAAATAAACTACATTGCATGAAATGGCATGGGGATGTATAGAAGGTTGGTGGACAGATTACCAAACCGTGCTTTGAAGCACATAAACTGAAGACATGTAACGGGACAAAGCTCACCCTAATGTTCTGTCCTGATAAATAAAAAAGCCCGAACCTGTCCAGAGATTGCTGAGCATAGcacaaacatattcatttaGCCAGTGCTCTtacccacagacacatagatatatactgtactgtatagatatagatacacacacacacacacacacacacacacacacacatatatatatatatatatatatatatatatatatatatatatatatatatatatatatatattttttattttacagtgacAAAGGAGCAACCTTGCAGTTAATGGTTTCGCTCATGGGCACACTGGCAGAAAACCACAATGGCTGAGATTGCAACTGACAACCCTCTGTTTACCGGCCCGGTTCATTTACCAGTAGACCTCAACCATGCtgagctgtgtctctgtgcttgtATCATATATGGAGAACAGGTTTTTACCTGGAGTGCTCCCCAGTGATGCTTTGGCCCCAGACAGGGTGAGCAGACCTCCTGCCTTCAGATGCTGAGAGGCCAGATGACTAGAGATGGTAGAGGTCCACACACTCTGTTTCCACATCATGTCACTGTTCTTATACAGAtctgcaaacagagagagagagagagaaacagagagagaaattaggcATGGGGTGTTTATATACTCTTAACTCTCAGAAAAAGGAACAAGTGATGCAACACATTATACAAATGATGCCGGACAGCAGAATGTTCCTTCTGAATGAAATGTTGGCTGTGATGTGGAACAGCGTAACATGTGGTCTTTAAACCCATCTGATGCGCAGTGCTGCTGACCTTTGGAACTGCAGCTTCCTCCAGCCCATCCTCCTGCTACACACAGAATGGCATCCACTTTCTGTTCCCCCAGCAACTGAGCTACATCAGCCGTCACCTGCAGTGACAAAAATCACTGATAAGGCCTTGCTGTGGCTGAATACTGATGTTTTATGTAGCATTCAACACAGATGGCTTATTGTAGTTGtcttgtaagaaaaaaaaaaatccatcaaaaaTCTTTTACTATATATAATGGATTTGGCAAGGCAGGCTCAACACAGTGTTCTGCACTAATACTATTTGTAAACTGTTTCTGATCCCAGCGATAACAGATAGCTTATGACAGGCAGATAATAAGCAGATATTGTTTCTCCTGGCCACTTGTCACGTCCTAGCAGGACGGGAAATTGCATCTCTTTTAGTAAATGGAAAGTAAATGGCGTGTCCCTGACATCAGTGCGACAATACAATAAGCCCGAGCTGACAAAGCAGACGAGGTAACGTCAGGTGACGCGGTCCACCCACCTGGCCGGCTTGCTCCGTAAAAGACTCAGAGAGCTTTACGAGGATGTTTGCGTCCGCCTCCTCGTTCGCTACGATATCAATGCTTGCTAcccactataaaaaaaaatgatgataaaaGCAAGGCtagatatttatttgttcatgaGCGATTAAATTCTTGCAGCTTTACGGCGCTGAGATGGTTTCATTAAGTTTTTCGAGGAATAACAAAAAGAGCATACTCTAATGTTAATATAGCCTGATGTAATAACGTTATTTCTATCATTCTGAAAATATAAACTTAGTACAACTTATATGAATAATACACGTAGTCAAGCTATGACTTCAGCGCGTGTCATTCGCGTGATTTTAATACGCACCACGCAATAAAGTGTTCGTGCCAGTGACAAATAGTTTCAAGTTTCTTCTGTTGCCATAGCTAACTTACCCATCCTTTGGTCTTGAAATAGTGGACACATGCCGATCCTAgcgctcctcttcctccgtaAACGATAACACGGTGCTCCGCGACAGCTGCCATGCTTGTGTCGTCTCTGGTTCGCTGCAAGTAATGCTAACGACCTCCCTCTTACAAGCgcgatgagagagagagttggagagagagagatgtacggTTCCACCTCCAGGTCCACCCACCAAGCTGAATACAAAGAGGCGCACTTTGGTTTTGATCAATTTCgctttgcctgtttgtgtgacCCTTCTCCACGGGTGCTTTTTGGTATTAATTCCTACCTCACTCATCTAAATACAGTAGAGGTTATGAAAGGAGTGACCAAGTATTCGTCACAATATATCTGGACACCAGCTCTAAAATCGCCTTTCATTACCCATGGACGTCTCAGTCATTAACCCAGGAGAAAAAAGTTTGGATTTGTGCAGAACCACGATTAAGACTGTTAAAACTTTGAACCAACTGATTAAATGAATTTATGTCCTAACATTCAGTGGCCTTAAACACAGGCCTGGGATGACTCAAATTTCAAACAGTAAAACTGTCCTTAGCCAAGCCTCTTCAAGCCTCAGCCTACCTCTCAAAATACATTTGGACTTGGAGCTTTCCATTTAGACTTATAGGGTTAAAGTGATCTATTTCTTTTGAAGAAAAGGCACAGGACACATTTTCACAATTGTTTCCTCAGCACAAAACATATGTGAAATCATTTGAGAAGTTGTGTCTTAAACTAACAGCTGGTAAGAAAGGAAGACCTTCTGTGGTTCTTTTCCATCAAAGCCTCTTTAGAGACTGTCTGAGCAGTGGCATCAAGGTTCCGAGAGGCAGCACAAGGACCCTGGTTTTTGTTGGGAatgtgagaaacagtgagaaacagtgataaACAGTCAAAATCAGACAGTATTTGTGAAGGTCTCAGTAATGATATGAAGCCATACATTTTTCTGTGAACCATCCAAGGTAGAgataaaacgaaacaaaaatTGAAAATGTCTTTACAAAACACCCAGTATTAATCTGTCTTCTCATCTTGTCTATACTGCTTCCCTTTcatcctgcttctctctctgtaccagAGTTTTTGACTCCTGCTAATTGACGTTGTCTGTTGCcgtctgaattttttttttttttaattgaaaatcCTCAAATGGCCTTAGACGGCAGGACGTGTGTACATGGCCTGTGTGTCCATGTGATTTACGTATGAGACACTGGAATAAAACAATAAGGTTTTCTCCTGGCAAAGGAACTTGCCACATTTCGTTCTCTCTTGACACAGTTCAAGTTGAAATTTTTGATTTTATATTTTGCTGACATCATACcagtaaatataaaaaaatgtaactatCGTGATCTATTATTTCATGTTCCAGGACATGTACGTTTCGCTGCTTACCTTCTCTCTACGTGCGTCAGCTATCCATTACGGGCTAAAACTTCCCAAAGTAGGCTATTAAATATATGATCAGCTGGGtctaaaataactgaaaatttCACCAAGATATAACTAAAACATCATATATCGAAACTACTAACAAAACTGCTTTTGTGGCTTTTAGATACGCGAGGCCTATGACACAATTTTATAGTGTAACTAGTCCTTGAGATCACTAGAGGGCAGTATATGCACATGATAAAATTTGAACAGCAAGGAGCTGTGAGAAGCACAAGTGAATGCAACTCATTTCATTTAACAGACATTTTTTAATTTCGTGAAggtgttgtgtattttgtacTATATTATCTTTGTTGAATTATCTGTAATGATGATTAATGGATGCAGATGCCATGTTTGTAACATAATTCCTCTTTACTGTCATTTACTGTCAGGGCAGAGCTGAATTATCTCATAAATAGAAACGATTTGTGTTATCTACAAAGATTTGATGGCATAGAGCATACTTTACTATACCATCACATCTTACTGAGTGATCTGTGACAAGAGCAGTAATGACATTTTAacctgcactctctctgtcaccactAGTGTACAGATTTAGACAATACTAACAATTTTGTGCTATTTCACCTCTGAAAGGCCCGTGATTCATGCAATTATCAAAGGTCAAACAGACCGGTactcactcagacagacagagaggaaggatgagagacagagagagagagagagagagagagagagagagaggcagaaggaaggaagaggaggaaacaatatgtaagagaaagaacataaatatgtttttgtcaATTGATAAATACTTGTTTAAATATGAAAGGGCCTGTACAAGTATCGTGTATAACAGAGTGTGTTTTAATAGATGGTTCAGAGAGGTTCAGGTTTTCAGTGGGGCAGAAATGAGAAATAGCGAAATGACAGTGGCTTGAATtggactaagagagagagagagagagagagagagagagagagagagagagaaagatttgcAATAAGAGGAGGGATAGAGGGGATGGATGATGAGATGCAGTTGATGGAGGTGGAGTGGAGGGGAAGAAGGGAGGTATGATAGATATTTTAAACAACGACGGGGAAAAAACAGGGATTCAAAGATAATCCTCAGGTCCTTTACTAGAATCTGGACAGAGATGGCTCTCTCATAGACTGAAGAAGCAGTTCATCTGGAGAGAGTCAATGAAACAATCTATCTCTGATAGTCAGCTGAGATTTCAAAGCTCTAGTGTGTTTTGGTGTACGTCtgtcatgtctctgtgtctcttagAGAATGGAATAGAAAGAGAAAcgtggagagaaacagataggAGGAGGAAGGTCATTGTTATTGACAAGGCGCGGCAATTATCTCAGCAATTAAATGTAATCTTTCCCTTGATAATTACTCAAGTATATAtatcaaacaacaacagacattGACAAACATCAATATTGTACTCAAGTatcacacagagcacagaatgctcttcaaattattttaattaattactttattttattttatttacattttgcttTTCCAAACCGCGCCCGACACCTTGTTGTTTTGTCTCCCAGTCATGTGTCTCAAGACAATTACCTCCACCCTGTGCCCTGAGGCAACATTTCCGCGAAATGAGCTCACCCTCAACTCTGATGTTGTTTGACACCTGTGGTCGTTGACCTTTCCATCGAGTTGCTTGTTGCTCCTGGtgcggctgtttttttttttttactccacaGTGGGACGTTGCCCGGATTCCCTATGGCCTTGTTACCTGTCTGGTTGCCCAGGTAACGTGGGGCTAATTGCAGGTGCTTGGCTCCATCTTCATCCCTGGGCAGCTCTGTCACTTTGCTGACTTatttccccccctccccccctccccagggAAGAGACTATAGGTGTGGATTTGTCTCTGAATGTTTCTTTCCCCATTTTATTCAAAAAGGCAAGAGAGGGAAGCATTAGATAAGACACTTCACAGgttctgtgtgtgatatttagATTTAAACCACCAACTTAGTTTAAATGTCATTAAGAAGTGATGATCTaccacaaagaaaacaacaaagagtTTAAAATTCAATTATGAAAGTGATAATTACACATTAAAAGCAATTGCTTGTtcatgaaaggaaaataaacacacCAAAATTCACAGCAAGATCTTGttagacatttttatttgttttcgtTCCCATCAGATAAAGTGCTCTTGTGTTTAAAGTATGAGAACTGATTGGAAGCCTTTATTCTTTCTTCATACTACAATAGTCCTTTTTACTGCATCTGTATTCTGTCACAAACTACAGGGTATTATACAATcacattgcgtgtgtgtgtgtgtgtgtgtgtgtttatatatgctAACCATTTTAGCAGTTGATTGAAACCAGGCAATTAACTTGCTACATTGTGTGGGTGGTTAaatcctgcctttttttttttgcatcactcTGATTTTGCAAGTGCTTTGATCAAGTTTATTTTACATGAGTATTCTATCAGTCTGGGCCATATGTGCTCCGTCTCTAAGAGTTCTCTCTTCCCTTCATTTTACTGTAGGTGTACTTATGACAACAAGAAAAGGATTTAGTGTACATGACAAAACTACAGAACAGGGACAATTCAttcctctactctctctctctctctctctctctctctctctctctctctttctgtatcagCTGCATTTGGTAGCcctccagtacccagctgtgaACAGTTGGCATGCTTCTTCTCACTGAAATTGGCCTAAAACCCAACACCTACTGTGTGTGATGGGACTCTGTAGGGACACTGATGTTCAGACATTTCCAAACCAGGCTGTTCATACCCCCACAATATATTATGCAGCAAAGATTAGGCCAGGGAATAGAACATAATGCAATACATCTCACTGGCAAAAAACTGCCCAGCAGATACTTGTAAT
Proteins encoded in this region:
- the qdpra gene encoding quinoid dihydropteridine reductase a isoform X2 — encoded protein: MAAVAEHRVIVYGGRGALGSACVHYFKTKGWVTADVAQLLGEQKVDAILCVAGGWAGGSCSSKDLYKNSDMMWKQSVWTSTISSHLASQHLKAGGLLTLSGAKASLGSTPGMVGYGMAKAAVHQLCKSLAGENSGLPSGAVAVTILPVTLDTPMNRKFMPDADFGSWTPLEYIAEMFYSWATGSNRPASGSLIQLVTTGGKTEATPAAQ
- the qdpra gene encoding quinoid dihydropteridine reductase a isoform X1, which produces MAAVAEHRVIVYGGRGALGSACVHYFKTKGWWVASIDIVANEEADANILVKLSESFTEQAGQVTADVAQLLGEQKVDAILCVAGGWAGGSCSSKDLYKNSDMMWKQSVWTSTISSHLASQHLKAGGLLTLSGAKASLGSTPGMVGYGMAKAAVHQLCKSLAGENSGLPSGAVAVTILPVTLDTPMNRKFMPDADFGSWTPLEYIAEMFYSWATGSNRPASGSLIQLVTTGGKTEATPAAQ